A portion of the Lolium rigidum isolate FL_2022 chromosome 1, APGP_CSIRO_Lrig_0.1, whole genome shotgun sequence genome contains these proteins:
- the LOC124684196 gene encoding ABC transporter A family member 2-like, giving the protein MELLSGPALAWQQYRSLLRKNVTLAWRHRRSSALQLLSSLVFIFLIFCIDRAVRSRFSYTTAYQNVPDPEPLVAPPIPPCEDKFFIKSPCYDFLWSGGGSARVASLVDAIRNNNPGRPIPSDKVLGFRTPDEVDAWLFENPMRCPGALHFQDIGATQFTYGIQTNSTPVARRGTYEDPTFKFQIPLQVAAEREMARLIIGDPNFSWTVGFKEFAHPATETFSTIAQAGPTFFLAIAMFGFVFQISALVTEKELKLRQAMSIMGLYESAYWLSWLTWEAFLTLISALFTVLFGMMFQFDFFLNNSFGILFLLFFLFQLNMLGFAFMISTFVSKAASATTVGFAIFIIGFLTQLVTTFGFPYSDTYEQYYRTIWSIFPPNVFAQALNILGKATATPEDKGISWNQRATCQSFETDCVITVDDIYRWLISTFFVWFILAIYFDNIIPNVNGVRKSVFYFLTPSYWTGKGGGKMREGGLCSCFGSNHPADDATPTDEDVLNEENLVKEKAAGNEIDPGVAVQIRGLRKTYPGSFSMGCCKCRTTKPFHSVKGLWVNLEKDQLFCLLGPNGAGKTTTISCLTGITPITGGDALIYGHSVRSTAGMSNIRRMIGVCPQFDILWDALTAKEHMQLFASIKGLPQSTIKLVAEQSLAQVKLSQAANVRAGSYSGGMKRRLSVAIALIGDPKLVFLDEPTTGMDPITRRHVWDIIEEAKKGRAIVLTTHSMEEADILSDRIAIMAKGKLRCIGTSIRLKSKFGTGYIANVNFSGNGHAQSPNVVNGSTETPVNPNIEVVKQFFKERLDVDPKEESKTFLTFVIAHEKEPLLTRFFGELQDREREFGISDIQLGLTTLEEVFLNIAKQAELESSTAEGTLVTLNLSSGASIQIPKGARFVGIPGTETEEHPRGVMVEVFWDQDDNGSLCISGHSDETPVPANVELTRPPSLSRRASVARGDPVGYIIEPNQVPTTR; this is encoded by the exons atgGAGCTCCTGAGCGGCCCGGCGCTCGCGTGGCAGCAGTACCGCTCGCTGCTCCGCAAGAACGTGACCCTCGCGTGGCGCCACCGGCGGTCGTCGGCGCTGCAGCTGCTCTCCTCCctcgtcttcatcttcctcatcttctGCATCGACCGCGCCGTCCGCTCCCGCTTCTCCTACACCACCGCCTACCAGAACGTGCCCGACCCCGAGCCGCTCGTCGCGCCGCCCATACCGCCCTGCGAGGACAAGTTCTTCATCAAGTCGCCCTGCTACGACTTCCTCTGGAGCGGCGGCGGAAGCGCCCGCGTCGCGAGCCTCGTCGATGCCATCCGGAACAATAACCCTGGCCGCCCGATCCCCTCGGACAAG GTCTTGGGTTTTAGGACCCCGGATGAAGTTGATGCTTGGCTTTTTGAGAACCCGATGCGCTGCCCTGGGGCTTTACATTTTCAAGATATAGGTGCCACCCAGTTTACATATGGTATTCAGACAAACTCCACTCCAGTAGCTCGAAGAGGAACATATGAGGACCCCACCTTCAAATTCCAAATACCGCTTCAAGTTGCAGCTGAGAGGGAAATGGCAAGGCTGATTATTGGAG ACCCAAATTTTAGCTGGACTGTGGGGTTCAAGGAATTTGCGCACCCAGCAACTGAAACCTTTTCTACTATAGCTCAAGCAGGGCCAACTTTCTTCCTTGCCATTGCAATGTTTGGATTTGTTTTCCAAATCAGTGCCTTGGTGACTGAGAAAGAACTTAAGCTTCGTCAG GCTATGTCTATTATGGGGCTCTATGAATCGGCTTATTGGTTATCTTGGCTTACCTGGGAGGCCTTTCTTACATTAATTTCGGCACTTTTCACCGTGCTCTTTGGGATGATGTTCCAGTTTGACTTCTTCCTGAATAATAGCTTTGGAATCTTATTCCTCCTATTCTTCCTCTTCCAACTGAACATG CTTGGTTTTGCTTTCATGATATCCACATTTGTATCAAAAGCAGCATCAGCTACTACCGTTGGATTTGCGATATTCATCATTGGCTTCTTGACACAG CTTGTTACAACCTTTGGGTTCCCGTATTCAGATACCTATGAGCAGTACTACCGGACAATATGGTCCATCTTTCCTCCTAATGTTTTTGCCCAAGCCCTCAATATTCTAGGTAAGGCAACTGCCACTCCTGAAGACAAAGGTATTAGCTGGAATCAGCGTGCAACATGCCAATCTTTTGAGACGGACTGCGTCATTACAGTA GATGACATCTATAGATGGCTCATCTCCACATTTTTCGTGTGGTTTATCCTAGCGATCTACTTTGACAACATAATTCCGAATGTCAATGGTGTTAGAAAGTCAGTGTTCTACTTTCTGACGCCTTCATACTGGACAGGGAAAGGAGGAGGCAAGATGCGAG AGGGAGGCCTTTGTAGCTGTTTTGGTTCAAACCATCCTGCTGATGATGCTACCCCTACTGATGAGGATGTTCTTAACGAGGAAAATCTGGTAAAAGAAAAGGCAGCGGGCAATGAGATAGATCCTGGTGTTGCAGTTCAAATACGTGGTTTACGGAAAACCTATCCAGGAAGTTTTAGTATGGGTTGCTGCAAATGCAGAACAACTAAGCCATTTCATTCTGTCAAA GGTTTATGGGTGAACCTTGAGAAGGACCAGCTATTTTGTCTTCTTGGGCCCAATGGAGCTGGTAAAACAACTACAATCAGTTGCTTGACTGGAATCACACCAATTACAGGCGGCGATG CACTGATTTATGGTCATTCTGTTCGAAGCACTGCGGGTATGTCTAATATTCGCAGAATGATTGGAGTCTGTCCGCAG TTTGACATCCTGTGGGACGCATTAACTGCTAAGGAGCACATGCAGTTATTTGCCAGCATCAAAGGTCTGCCTCAGTCAACAATCAAGTTG GTAGCAGAGCAGTCACTAGCCCAAGTGAAGCTCAGCCAGGCAGCTAATGTTAGAGCAGGTAGCTATAGTGGTGGAATGAAACGGCGGTTAAGTGTTGCGATTGCTCTAATTGGTGACCCAAAACTGGTTTTTCTTGATGAGCCG ACAACTGGCATGGATCCAATAACAAGGAGGCACGTCTGGGACATCATCGAGGAGGCAAAGAAAGGAAGAGCTATTGTCTTGACCACACATTCAATGGAGGAAGCTGACATTCTAAGTGACCGAATAGCTATCATGGCAAAGGGGAAATTGAGGTGTATCGGCACTTCAATAAGGCTGAAGTCGAAATTCGGAACAGGATATATCGCCAATGTGAATTTCTCTGGAAATGGTCACGCACAGAGCCCTAACGTcgtcaacggtagtacagagaccCCGGTTAATCCTAACATAGAAGTGGTCAAACAGTTCTTTAAGGAG aggCTTGATGTGGACCCAAAAGAGGAGAGCAAGACATTCTTAACGTTTGTCATCGCTCATGAGAAAGAACCACTTTTGACG AGGTTCTTCGGGGAACTCCAGGATAGAGAAAGGGAATTCGGGATATCAGACATTCAACTTGGTCTCACGACACTTGAAGAAGTCTTCCTAAACATTGCAAAACAAGCCGAGTTGGAGAGCTCTACTGCCGAAGGGACACTGGTGACTCTAAACCTGTCATCCGGAGCATCAATTCAG ATACCAAAGGGGGCTCGTTTTGTCGGCATTCCTGGAACTGAGACAGAGGAGCATCCAAGAGGAGTCATGGTGGAGGTGTTCTGGGACCAGGATGACAATGGATCACTTTGCATTTCTGGCCACTCTGACGAAACCCCTGTGCCGGCAAATGTTGAGCTCACGAGGCCACCTTCGCTTTCGCGTCGGGCCTCAGTGGCCCGTGGAGACCCTGTG